The following DNA comes from Deltaproteobacteria bacterium.
GCGCCGGCCGCGGGGTTCGCGGCTCCAGCGACCGCGTGATGCGCCCCACCAACCCCCATGGCACCTGACGTCGACACGGCGGAGGCCGCGCAGGCGGGGCCCACCGCTGCCGGTCGCCTGGCGCCGGGAACCACGCTCGGCGGATTTCGCGTCGACCACCTCGCGCGGCGCACGTCGGTCGGCGAGGTCTACCGGGCGCGCGGCGAAGACGGCGCCCCGGTCGAGCTGTACGTCGTCGCGGCCGACCTGCTCGCCGGGCCCGAGGTGCGCGCCCGCATCGAGCAGGCGATCGCGCGCGCCGCCGCCCTGCACCACAAGAACGTCGCCGGCGTCTCCGGCCTGACGACGGCGGGCGACATCGCGTACGCCGTGGGCGAGTTCGTGGACGGCACGCCGCTGGCCGACCTGCTCGCCCAAAAGCGCGCCGCGCGCACGACGTTCTCGCCCAAGAGCGCGTACAACGTCGTCGCCCACCTGTGCAACGCGCTGTCGGCGATCCACGCGGCCGGGCTGGCCCACGGCCACCTGCACCCGGGCAACGTCGTGGTCGAGCGGTCGGGCCGGGTCAAGCTCACGGAGCTCGGTTTCGCCGACCCGCGCGCGATCGGGACCGGCCCGGCCCGGCCGTACGCGGCGCCCGAGGTCGTCGGGGGCGGCGCCGCCACGCCGGCGGCGGACATCTACAGCCTCGGCGCGATCTTGTACGAGTTGCTCACCGGCACCGCGCCCCGGCCGGGCGCGCAGCCGCCGTCGAAGGTGGTCCCGGCGCTCGGCGCCGCGGTCGACGCCGTCGTCATCCGCGCCGTGCATCCAAACCCGGCGAACCGCTGGCCGGACGCCGCCCAGTTCAAACAGGCGCTGCAACGGGCGATCGACGCGGCGCCGCGGGCGTCGGCCGGGCAACCCGCGGCGAAACGCCCGAGTCTGGCCCAGCAACTCACCGGCGACCAGCGGCAGGCGCTGGCGTCGGCGGCGCCGGCGGCCGCCGACGACACGGTCGAAAAGTGGCTCGTCTCCAAGGGCAAGCTCGACTACGGGCCCTTTACGCTCGCGCAGGTCATCCGGCAGATCGAAACGGACGAGATCCTGCCGGGACACATTCTCATCGACAACGAGACGGGCGAGCGCACACCGGTGGAGAACCACCCGCTGCTGGCCGACATCGTCGACCGCGCGCGGCAGGCGCGCGACGATCGCCGCCGCGCGGAAGCGGAGCAGCAACAGGTCAGGACCGAGACGCGGCGGGGCGCGACCCTATACGCGTTCATCGGCGCCGGTGCGCTCGCGCTCGGCATCGGCGTCTACTTCCTCGTCCACGCCCTCAGCGCCGCGGACGCGGGCGGCGACCACGGACAGGTCGCCGCGATCCGGGAGGGCGAGCTGCAGGCCAAGATCACGTTCATGAAGCCGACGCGCGCGAAGGGCAAGGCGCGGCGCCGAAGCGGCGGCCGGGCGCGCCCCTCCGCCGGCGGGGCCGGCGCCGTGGCCGACGAGTTCGACGGGCCGC
Coding sequences within:
- a CDS encoding serine/threonine protein kinase, with translation MAPDVDTAEAAQAGPTAAGRLAPGTTLGGFRVDHLARRTSVGEVYRARGEDGAPVELYVVAADLLAGPEVRARIEQAIARAAALHHKNVAGVSGLTTAGDIAYAVGEFVDGTPLADLLAQKRAARTTFSPKSAYNVVAHLCNALSAIHAAGLAHGHLHPGNVVVERSGRVKLTELGFADPRAIGTGPARPYAAPEVVGGGAATPAADIYSLGAILYELLTGTAPRPGAQPPSKVVPALGAAVDAVVIRAVHPNPANRWPDAAQFKQALQRAIDAAPRASAGQPAAKRPSLAQQLTGDQRQALASAAPAAADDTVEKWLVSKGKLDYGPFTLAQVIRQIETDEILPGHILIDNETGERTPVENHPLLADIVDRARQARDDRRRAEAEQQQVRTETRRGATLYAFIGAGALALGIGVYFLVHALSAADAGGDHGQVAAIREGELQAKITFMKPTRAKGKARRRSGGRARPSAGGAGAVADEFDGPLDLGDVSEDDGDTERLDDSDINPVIARHGGALAACLRKHGGGRAHVQFVIRGNGRVSFSKVNGETGTGLARCIDRVMKKMAFPAFNGPRTRAEFELSF